From a single Kitasatospora sp. NBC_00458 genomic region:
- the hemQ gene encoding hydrogen peroxide-dependent heme synthase: protein MTETVEQQPEKKKARDLNQVIRYTMWSVFKLKGALPEDRAALAAEVDELFAQLDAKDVTVRGTYDVSGLRADADILVWWHAADSDDLQEAYNRFRRTGLGRELEPVWSNMALHRPAEFNKSHIPAFLADERPRDYVCVYPFVRSYEWYLLPDAERRAMLAEHGQMARGYPDVRANTVASFALGDYEWLLAFEADELHRIVDLMRDLRPSRARLHVREEVPFFTGRRKPVSELLNGLV from the coding sequence ATGACTGAGACCGTTGAGCAGCAGCCGGAGAAGAAGAAGGCACGGGACCTGAACCAGGTCATCCGCTACACCATGTGGTCGGTGTTCAAGCTCAAGGGCGCACTGCCCGAGGACCGCGCCGCGCTGGCCGCGGAGGTCGACGAGCTGTTCGCCCAGCTCGACGCCAAGGACGTCACGGTGCGCGGCACCTACGACGTCTCCGGTCTCCGCGCGGACGCCGACATCCTGGTCTGGTGGCACGCCGCCGACTCCGACGACCTGCAGGAGGCGTACAACCGCTTCCGCCGCACCGGCCTCGGCCGGGAGCTGGAGCCGGTCTGGTCGAACATGGCGCTGCACCGCCCGGCCGAGTTCAACAAGTCGCACATCCCGGCGTTCCTCGCCGACGAGCGCCCGCGCGACTACGTCTGCGTGTACCCGTTCGTCCGCTCCTACGAGTGGTACCTGCTGCCGGACGCCGAGCGGCGCGCGATGCTCGCCGAGCACGGCCAGATGGCGCGCGGCTACCCGGACGTGCGGGCCAACACGGTCGCCTCGTTCGCGCTGGGCGACTACGAGTGGCTGCTCGCCTTCGAGGCGGACGAGCTGCACCGGATCGTGGACCTGATGCGCGACCTGCGCCCGTCCCGGGCCCGGCTGCACGTCCGCGAGGAGGTGCCGTTCTTCACCGGCCGCCGCAAGCCGGTCAGCGAGCTGCTCAACGGCCTCGTCTGA
- a CDS encoding TIGR04222 domain-containing membrane protein — MWLLFLLPACVAAVLSCIRLVRMTATADALAGQEGPRPPEAVGIGLYETAYLAGGPDRVVELALVLMASRGRLHLAHTGWTTVVDPRGRSRLERAVLATVGPEGQCRTGELREAMAAHPTVMEIGSRLSLAGLATPAAVQRHTVLVIRQVRQALLLSLVLLAAALATSVLANGDALAPLAWFSLPVVLTTGTLLMARVDVHPYTGWASPIGQEVLREVRPPRQHGLTDDDERELFTAVAMNGTDALPDARLRAALRRH; from the coding sequence ATGTGGTTGCTCTTCCTGCTCCCGGCCTGCGTCGCTGCGGTCCTGTCCTGCATCCGGCTCGTCCGGATGACCGCGACCGCCGACGCACTGGCCGGGCAGGAGGGGCCGCGGCCTCCTGAGGCGGTCGGGATCGGGCTCTACGAGACGGCCTACCTGGCCGGCGGCCCGGACCGGGTGGTGGAGCTGGCCCTCGTCCTGATGGCCTCCCGGGGGCGGCTGCACCTCGCCCACACCGGCTGGACCACGGTCGTCGACCCGCGCGGGCGCAGCCGGCTGGAGCGCGCGGTGCTCGCCACCGTCGGTCCCGAGGGCCAGTGCCGCACCGGTGAGCTGCGCGAGGCGATGGCCGCGCACCCGACCGTGATGGAGATCGGCAGCCGGCTCTCACTGGCCGGTCTGGCCACCCCGGCGGCCGTCCAGCGGCACACCGTCCTGGTGATCCGGCAGGTCCGGCAGGCGCTGCTGCTGTCCCTGGTGCTGCTGGCCGCCGCACTGGCCACGAGCGTCCTGGCGAACGGTGACGCACTGGCGCCGCTGGCCTGGTTCTCGCTGCCGGTGGTCCTCACCACCGGCACCCTGCTGATGGCCCGGGTCGACGTCCACCCGTACACCGGCTGGGCCTCGCCGATCGGGCAGGAGGTGCTCCGCGAGGTCCGTCCGCCGCGCCAGCACGGCCTGACCGACGACGACGAGCGCGAGCTGTTCACCGCCGTCGCCATGAACGGCACCGACGCCCTCCCCGACGCCCGCCTCCGCGCCGCCCTCCGCCGCCACTGA
- a CDS encoding TIGR04222 domain-containing membrane protein: MWHNTYFIVPTLLLIGAVLYAAQAKQAAKRVPFPKGLPGRGLPLLDTAFLSGGPGRVFDTALVRMHQDGRAVVNRAGLVTITGTQAYDAVDQAVVEAAGPARSGELRTLRGTVMRSAAVQEIGDRLAGRGLLRDPARLRRAKLARRLLWIALLDVVAFTAAAYLLDSDEPGYDRPALWLPLVLLAFGLLSVLVTWPLKGRITPAGRRQLLLMDTGKPWKPADRPALRAADAALLGAIALGGLAAAGLADEELREAMLASAAADQADQAVRAGAYAGGSGSSSSSSSGSSCGTAATWCGSSSDSGSSGSGCGGSSGCGSSSSSSCSSSSGSSCGSSSSSSCGSSCGGGGCGS; encoded by the coding sequence ATGTGGCACAACACCTACTTCATCGTCCCCACCCTGCTGCTGATCGGCGCCGTGCTCTACGCCGCTCAGGCCAAGCAGGCCGCCAAGCGCGTGCCCTTCCCCAAGGGCCTGCCCGGTCGCGGCCTGCCGCTGCTGGACACCGCCTTCCTCTCCGGCGGCCCCGGCCGGGTCTTCGACACCGCGCTCGTCCGGATGCACCAGGACGGCCGGGCCGTCGTCAACCGCGCCGGCCTCGTCACCATCACCGGCACCCAGGCGTACGACGCCGTCGACCAGGCCGTCGTCGAGGCGGCCGGCCCGGCCCGCAGCGGCGAACTCCGCACGCTGCGCGGCACGGTCATGCGCTCCGCCGCCGTGCAGGAGATCGGCGACCGGCTGGCCGGGCGCGGCCTGCTGCGCGACCCCGCCCGGCTGCGCCGCGCCAAGCTGGCCCGCCGGCTGCTCTGGATCGCCCTGCTGGACGTGGTGGCCTTCACCGCCGCCGCCTACCTGCTGGACTCCGACGAGCCCGGCTACGACCGCCCGGCGCTCTGGCTCCCGCTGGTCCTGCTCGCGTTCGGCCTGCTCTCGGTGCTGGTCACCTGGCCGCTCAAGGGCCGGATCACGCCCGCCGGGCGCCGCCAGCTCCTCCTGATGGACACCGGCAAGCCGTGGAAGCCCGCCGACCGTCCGGCCCTGCGCGCCGCCGACGCCGCGCTGCTCGGCGCCATCGCGCTCGGCGGCCTGGCCGCCGCCGGCCTGGCCGACGAGGAACTCCGGGAGGCGATGCTCGCCTCGGCGGCGGCCGACCAGGCCGACCAGGCCGTCCGGGCCGGTGCGTACGCCGGGGGCAGCGGCTCGTCCTCGTCCTCGTCGTCCGGCTCCTCCTGCGGCACCGCGGCCACCTGGTGCGGCTCCTCCTCCGACTCCGGGTCGTCCGGTTCGGGGTGCGGCGGCAGCAGCGGCTGCGGGTCGTCCTCCTCGTCGAGCTGCAGCTCCTCCTCCGGCTCCTCCTGCGGCTCCTCCTCGTCCTCCAGCTGCGGTTCCAGCTGCGGCGGAGGCGGCTGCGGCTCCTGA